A stretch of Geomonas oryzisoli DNA encodes these proteins:
- a CDS encoding B12-binding domain-containing radical SAM protein: MSKILFITAPYHCWGVQVVGTWPPLHLAYLAGAACDTGHEARIFDAMNKRLSFDDIRREIEQYQPDLVMTLDYLPVTGAISTATVPYALRILNMAKEISGQIVTLLGGPHPSFMYEEILEDRDNRVDYIITGEPEQTLKKLLAALNGAGDPKAVKGVAYREGERTLYTGRQPHIEDLDTLQPAWHLLDWEDYNYLVAPYGRMASILTSRGCDMECAFCSQRMFWREDWRCRKPEKVVEEMEHLIGTYGVNFFTLIDAYPTKHRERWELFLDLVIERKLGVHLLIETRVEDIIRDADILHKYREAGIIHVYLGAESADKDVLGSLNKGTSFEQNKRALDLLREAEIITEASFMIGFPTETWDSIDNTIASAIYLNPDIAVFPVVTPMPFTPIHAQMKDRIRVFDYSKYNLVCPIVEPYQMTMAEITQALGKCYMSFYSNKMQEIVEMEDGFKRKYLLSAFMLMMKDHGESFDFDGTGMERMKEHMKKVA, from the coding sequence ATGAGCAAGATCCTTTTCATCACCGCACCGTATCACTGCTGGGGCGTTCAGGTCGTCGGCACCTGGCCTCCGCTGCACCTGGCCTATCTCGCCGGCGCCGCCTGCGACACCGGTCACGAGGCGCGCATTTTCGATGCGATGAACAAGCGGCTGTCCTTCGACGACATCAGGCGCGAAATCGAGCAGTACCAGCCCGACCTGGTGATGACCCTTGACTACCTGCCGGTCACCGGCGCCATCAGCACCGCCACCGTTCCCTATGCCCTCCGTATTCTTAATATGGCCAAAGAAATTTCTGGCCAAATCGTAACGCTATTAGGCGGACCCCACCCGAGCTTCATGTACGAGGAGATTCTCGAGGACCGGGACAACCGCGTCGACTACATCATCACCGGCGAGCCGGAGCAGACCCTGAAGAAACTGCTGGCGGCGCTCAACGGCGCCGGTGACCCCAAGGCGGTCAAGGGGGTCGCCTACCGGGAGGGGGAGCGCACCCTCTATACCGGCAGACAGCCGCACATCGAGGACCTCGACACCCTGCAACCCGCCTGGCATCTCTTGGACTGGGAGGACTACAACTACCTGGTAGCCCCCTACGGCCGCATGGCCTCCATCCTCACCTCCCGCGGCTGCGACATGGAATGCGCCTTCTGCAGCCAGCGCATGTTCTGGCGCGAGGACTGGCGCTGCAGAAAACCCGAGAAGGTGGTCGAGGAGATGGAACACCTGATCGGCACCTACGGCGTCAACTTCTTCACGCTGATCGACGCGTACCCTACCAAGCACCGCGAGCGCTGGGAACTGTTTCTGGACCTGGTCATCGAGAGAAAACTCGGTGTGCACCTGCTCATCGAGACCCGGGTCGAGGACATCATCCGCGACGCCGATATCCTGCACAAGTACCGTGAGGCCGGGATCATCCACGTCTACCTGGGCGCGGAAAGCGCCGACAAGGACGTGCTGGGGAGCCTTAACAAGGGGACCAGCTTCGAGCAGAACAAGCGCGCCCTGGATCTCTTGCGCGAGGCGGAGATAATCACCGAGGCCTCTTTCATGATCGGTTTCCCGACCGAAACCTGGGACTCCATCGACAACACCATAGCGTCCGCCATTTACCTGAACCCGGACATCGCCGTGTTCCCGGTGGTGACCCCGATGCCTTTCACCCCGATCCACGCCCAGATGAAGGACCGGATCCGCGTCTTCGATTATTCGAAGTACAACCTGGTCTGCCCCATCGTCGAGCCGTACCAGATGACCATGGCGGAGATCACCCAGGCCTTGGGCAAGTGCTACATGTCCTTCTACAGCAACAAGATGCAGGAGATCGTCGAGATGGAGGACGGTTTCAAGCGGAAGTATCTGCTGAGCGCCTTCATGCTGATGATGAAAGACCATGGCGAAAGCTTCGACTTCGACGGCACCGGCATGGAACGCATGAAGGAGCACATGAAGAAGGTTGCCTAG
- a CDS encoding B12-binding domain-containing radical SAM protein — protein MKAAKNKILLITPPYHSGIPEISGRWLPLGLVYLAGAAREVGVEPEIYDAMATGDGYPEIERRIAEAEPRYVAAGAMTATVGDAVKVLETAKTLAPATVTILGGIHPSFMYLEILESSAAVDYIVIGEGEQTLARLIQALERGEDPAGVPGIAYREGGEVKVTTTASLVEDLDTLTPAWDLVDWPLYSYFVIPDSRFAAIGTSRGCSHDCAFCSQQQFWRKAWRARDPLKVAEEVAELHRRYGVNVFLITDEHPTRDAARWERFLDLLIEQALPIHLILETRAEDVLRDRDIFWKYAKAGVVHISLGIESADRQVLARLGKATPQDAPREALDIIHAHGIVSEASFIVGFPDETPESVRATLKTAQRYNPDNANFFALTPWPYGGMAELAPLIRATDYARYNFIDPVVESEFMSIKELQTAINDCYRRFYMGKMLEVMSMKDTFRRGYLVRATKLLMSSSFVIGKLNPWGSTR, from the coding sequence ATGAAGGCAGCGAAGAACAAGATCCTCCTCATCACCCCGCCCTATCACAGCGGCATTCCGGAAATCTCCGGGCGCTGGCTCCCGCTGGGGCTGGTCTATCTGGCCGGCGCCGCGCGCGAGGTCGGGGTCGAGCCGGAGATCTACGACGCCATGGCCACCGGTGACGGCTATCCCGAGATAGAGCGGCGCATCGCAGAGGCTGAGCCGCGTTACGTTGCCGCCGGTGCCATGACCGCTACCGTGGGCGATGCCGTCAAGGTACTCGAAACCGCCAAAACGCTGGCCCCCGCCACGGTCACCATCCTGGGGGGGATCCACCCGAGCTTCATGTACCTGGAGATCCTGGAGTCCTCTGCTGCGGTCGATTACATCGTCATCGGCGAAGGAGAGCAGACGCTGGCCCGCCTGATACAGGCGCTGGAGCGCGGGGAAGATCCGGCGGGTGTCCCCGGCATCGCCTACCGCGAGGGGGGTGAGGTCAAGGTGACGACGACCGCGTCGCTCGTCGAGGACCTCGATACCCTGACGCCCGCCTGGGACCTGGTGGACTGGCCGTTGTACAGCTACTTCGTCATCCCCGACTCCCGCTTCGCCGCCATCGGCACCTCGCGCGGCTGCAGCCACGACTGCGCCTTCTGCTCACAGCAGCAGTTCTGGCGCAAGGCCTGGCGCGCCCGCGATCCGCTCAAGGTGGCCGAGGAAGTGGCGGAACTGCACCGGCGCTACGGTGTCAATGTCTTCCTCATCACCGACGAGCACCCGACCCGGGACGCCGCCCGCTGGGAGCGCTTCCTGGACCTCCTGATCGAACAGGCGCTGCCGATTCACCTGATCCTGGAGACCCGCGCCGAGGACGTGCTGCGCGACCGTGACATCTTCTGGAAGTACGCCAAGGCGGGGGTGGTGCACATATCCCTGGGGATCGAGTCCGCTGATCGCCAGGTGCTGGCGCGGCTGGGGAAGGCGACGCCGCAGGACGCCCCCCGGGAGGCGCTCGACATTATCCATGCCCACGGCATCGTCAGCGAGGCCTCCTTCATCGTGGGGTTCCCCGACGAAACGCCGGAGAGCGTGCGGGCCACCCTGAAAACCGCGCAGCGCTACAACCCGGACAACGCCAATTTCTTCGCGCTGACCCCTTGGCCATATGGCGGAATGGCCGAGCTGGCACCGCTAATCCGCGCAACCGACTACGCCCGGTATAACTTCATCGATCCGGTGGTGGAGTCGGAGTTCATGAGCATAAAGGAGCTGCAGACGGCAATTAACGATTGCTACCGCAGGTTCTATATGGGTAAAATGCTGGAGGTTATGTCCATGAAGGACACCTTCCGGCGCGGTTACCTGGTGCGGGCCACCAAGCTGCTCATGAGCAGTTCCTTCGTCATCGGCAAGCTGAACCCATGGGGCTCCACGCGCTAG
- a CDS encoding HsmA family protein, which translates to MPSVQGSGPMLAVAIFWMTLALIFYTWAVFSGRRQGLRTKHLVIFGIGLLCDYIGTHQMNLYAQAFGKAPQIHNITGLASLSGMAFHFLLALAATLAGRADAVNRVFHRVSLSIYSCWLIAFFSGAFSGMMRLHR; encoded by the coding sequence ATGCCGTCGGTTCAGGGCTCCGGCCCCATGCTCGCCGTGGCCATCTTCTGGATGACCCTGGCGCTCATCTTTTACACCTGGGCCGTCTTCAGCGGGCGGCGCCAGGGACTGCGCACCAAGCACCTGGTCATCTTCGGCATCGGCCTTTTGTGCGACTACATAGGCACGCACCAGATGAACCTCTACGCGCAGGCCTTCGGCAAGGCGCCGCAGATTCACAACATCACGGGTCTTGCCTCGCTCTCGGGTATGGCCTTCCACTTCCTGCTGGCCTTGGCTGCCACCCTGGCCGGACGCGCCGACGCGGTGAACCGCGTGTTCCACCGGGTCAGCCTGAGCATCTACAGCTGCTGGCTCATCGCCTTCTTCAGCGGCGCCTTCTCCGGCATGATGAGGCTGCACCGGTAA
- a CDS encoding DUF2318 domain-containing protein — MLTAVKVIPQLVCWALLVPVLSRSLAGTATAIAAAAGFVAGVAGEDLLLAYVGGELPFRPLRGICGIIFLLLWGASVWALYRSGSSRPDDDATPPGPLVAGAVAVSTGVLAGALTLCRLAPLDGGAVRLVPYLSLACAGSILALGAAYPAKYLPKRLAPRGIPLAALIVSVLMVMACSVQRLDLFSPLSMEVMKFIHDFVHQFFESMLIPDHPFFRSDVWGYIGLLFSDKVGLWGGLALWYLPVLFIALAIRLERLPSVAHIRQGAARRKLLAGFIRERRLRLAAPLFALVLLTGAAYQSRFPATEYWDPKPIEVTATPAGQIVIPKKGDVELEDGKLHKFSYRQGGREARFFVMLTPAGQLVVTLDACAICQPEGYGQAGNAVICYYCRTLIPLETVGKPGGCNPVPIASSVKGDAVVIDGMTLLNTWESTVQVTMHGKGMGK, encoded by the coding sequence GTGCTGACCGCCGTTAAGGTCATACCCCAGCTGGTCTGCTGGGCCCTCCTGGTGCCGGTGCTGAGCCGCAGCCTGGCCGGGACCGCGACCGCCATCGCCGCCGCGGCCGGATTCGTCGCGGGGGTGGCCGGCGAGGACCTGCTGCTCGCCTACGTGGGGGGAGAGCTCCCCTTCCGCCCGCTGCGCGGCATCTGCGGCATCATCTTCCTGCTGCTGTGGGGTGCCTCGGTGTGGGCCCTGTACCGCAGCGGCTCCAGCCGCCCCGATGACGACGCGACGCCTCCCGGCCCCCTCGTGGCCGGCGCGGTTGCCGTCTCGACCGGCGTCCTGGCCGGAGCGCTCACGCTCTGCCGCCTGGCACCGCTGGACGGCGGCGCGGTGCGCCTCGTTCCCTACCTGTCGCTTGCATGCGCGGGGAGCATCCTGGCACTGGGCGCCGCGTACCCGGCGAAATACCTGCCCAAGCGGCTGGCGCCGCGGGGGATTCCGCTGGCGGCCCTCATCGTGTCGGTACTGATGGTCATGGCCTGCTCGGTGCAGCGGCTCGACCTCTTTTCTCCCCTCTCCATGGAGGTGATGAAGTTCATCCACGACTTCGTGCACCAGTTCTTCGAGTCGATGCTGATCCCGGATCATCCCTTCTTCCGCAGCGATGTCTGGGGCTACATCGGTCTCCTCTTCAGCGACAAGGTGGGGCTTTGGGGCGGGCTCGCGCTCTGGTACCTGCCGGTGCTCTTCATCGCCCTGGCGATCAGGCTGGAGCGGCTGCCGTCGGTGGCCCACATCCGCCAGGGGGCGGCGCGCCGCAAGCTCCTGGCGGGCTTCATCCGCGAGCGCCGTCTGCGCCTGGCGGCTCCGCTTTTCGCGCTGGTGCTCCTGACCGGTGCCGCCTACCAGAGCCGCTTCCCCGCCACCGAGTACTGGGATCCCAAGCCGATCGAGGTCACCGCGACCCCGGCGGGGCAGATCGTGATTCCGAAGAAGGGGGATGTCGAGCTCGAGGACGGCAAGCTGCACAAGTTCAGCTACCGCCAGGGGGGGCGGGAAGCGCGCTTCTTCGTGATGCTGACCCCGGCTGGACAGCTGGTCGTGACCCTGGACGCCTGCGCCATCTGCCAGCCCGAAGGGTACGGTCAGGCCGGCAACGCGGTGATCTGCTACTACTGCCGCACCCTGATCCCGCTGGAGACGGTGGGCAAGCCCGGCGGCTGTAACCCGGTCCCGATCGCCTCTTCCGTCAAGGGGGATGCCGTGGTCATCGACGGCATGACGCTCCTCAACACCTGGGAGAGCACGGTCCAGGTCACCATGCACGGCAAGGGGATGGGGAAATGA
- a CDS encoding ABC transporter ATP-binding protein: MMTAIIETSGLTRSYGDICALKPLDLCVPEGEWLTVMGHSGSGKSTLLNLLGGLDRPTGGSITVRGTDLATLSEDGLARFRRDCVGIIFQQHHLIPYLTALENVMMSQYFHSVPDEAEARHALERVGLGHRLKNRPGELSGGEQQRVCIARAIINSPRLLLGDEPTGNLDHKSTMMVMELLRELRDEDRFSIVMVTHNQEVAAWGERTIHMDDGCLVREERTKPC, from the coding sequence ATGATGACTGCAATCATAGAAACATCCGGACTCACCCGAAGCTACGGCGACATATGTGCGCTGAAGCCCCTGGACCTCTGCGTCCCCGAGGGGGAGTGGCTCACGGTGATGGGACATTCCGGCTCGGGCAAGAGTACGCTGTTGAACCTCCTGGGGGGGCTGGACCGCCCGACCGGCGGCTCGATCACGGTGCGCGGCACCGACCTCGCCACCCTCTCCGAGGACGGCCTGGCCCGCTTCCGCCGCGACTGCGTCGGCATCATCTTCCAGCAGCACCACCTGATCCCGTACCTGACCGCGCTGGAGAACGTGATGATGTCGCAGTACTTCCACAGCGTGCCGGACGAGGCCGAGGCGCGCCACGCCCTGGAACGGGTGGGACTCGGGCACCGGCTCAAGAACCGCCCCGGCGAGCTTTCCGGCGGCGAGCAGCAGCGGGTCTGCATCGCGCGCGCCATCATCAACAGCCCGAGGCTCCTCCTCGGCGACGAGCCCACCGGCAACCTCGATCACAAGAGCACCATGATGGTGATGGAGCTCCTGCGCGAGTTGCGCGACGAGGACCGCTTCAGCATCGTCATGGTCACCCACAACCAGGAGGTCGCCGCCTGGGGCGAGCGGACCATCCACATGGACGACGGCTGCCTGGTCCGTGAGGAGCGGACGAAACCGTGCTGA
- a CDS encoding ABC transporter permease, which produces MTRRRWLVHIVFRALTHRRGRTLLLLAVLTLASSLATALGVVSASMRARVAEETKKYGANLVIIPESARIEVGSGGLRFGTIGEPAYLSQDQVLAALAQSGVKGDYSLHLKGTLSLKGVEIPCEGVDFAQVRRLSPWWQVAGNWPAQGEVLGGGDLSPRYHIHTGDLFDFAGGKGALRVRVAGIVTTGGDEDGTLFLDLKELQNQMGRPGQVSQVRLLVDPGKGSLKEQAARLQRHLPGATVKELRQVGRTSEELLGKVQLLMLLVTAVVLVTAGSSVAGTMGTTVLERGKEIGLLKAMGGSRWDLLKIFSAEALLLGLGAGVGGFLFGSLIAEFVARTVFAADAAPRPEFFPVAIGVSLLLALAGSVGPLLSVFRLDPVQSLRGE; this is translated from the coding sequence ATGACCAGGCGCCGCTGGCTTGTCCATATCGTGTTTCGGGCCCTGACCCACCGCCGGGGGCGCACGCTCTTGCTCCTGGCCGTGCTGACCCTGGCCTCCAGCCTCGCCACCGCTCTGGGTGTCGTCTCCGCTTCGATGCGGGCGCGGGTGGCCGAAGAGACCAAAAAGTACGGCGCCAACCTGGTTATCATCCCGGAAAGCGCGCGGATCGAGGTGGGAAGCGGTGGCTTGCGCTTTGGCACCATCGGCGAGCCGGCCTATCTCTCCCAGGACCAGGTTCTTGCCGCACTGGCGCAAAGCGGCGTGAAGGGGGATTATTCGTTGCACCTGAAGGGGACGCTCTCCCTGAAGGGGGTTGAAATTCCGTGCGAAGGGGTCGATTTCGCCCAGGTGCGCCGGCTCTCGCCCTGGTGGCAGGTTGCCGGGAACTGGCCCGCGCAGGGAGAGGTGCTCGGTGGCGGCGACCTTAGTCCGCGCTACCACATCCACACCGGTGATCTCTTTGATTTCGCCGGAGGGAAGGGGGCACTGCGGGTGCGCGTCGCCGGCATCGTCACTACCGGCGGCGACGAGGACGGGACCCTCTTCCTCGATCTGAAGGAGCTGCAGAATCAGATGGGACGCCCGGGGCAGGTGAGCCAGGTACGGCTGCTGGTCGACCCCGGCAAGGGAAGCCTGAAGGAACAGGCGGCCCGGCTGCAGCGCCATCTTCCCGGGGCCACGGTGAAAGAACTGCGCCAGGTGGGGCGGACCAGCGAGGAGCTGCTCGGCAAGGTACAGCTGTTGATGCTGCTGGTCACCGCCGTGGTGCTGGTCACCGCCGGGAGCAGCGTCGCCGGGACCATGGGTACCACGGTGCTGGAGCGCGGCAAGGAAATAGGATTGTTGAAGGCGATGGGTGGCTCGCGCTGGGACCTCCTGAAGATATTCAGCGCGGAGGCGCTGCTGCTGGGGCTGGGCGCCGGGGTGGGAGGCTTCCTGTTCGGCAGCCTGATCGCCGAGTTCGTGGCACGCACCGTGTTCGCGGCTGATGCGGCGCCCCGGCCGGAGTTCTTTCCGGTCGCCATCGGGGTGAGCCTCTTGCTGGCGTTAGCGGGGAGCGTCGGGCCGCTTCTGTCCGTGTTCCGGCTCGACCCGGTGCAGAGTTTGAGAGGGGAATGA
- a CDS encoding ABC transporter permease: MLIRILKNSFLKRPKPVLLVLLSIIMGSAVATAFLGISGELSHKMALELRSYGANIVLEPAAGEAGALKSDDLPKIKTIFWKHNIVGFAPYLFGQVDFASAAGRQRGVVAGTWFGRPLQVPGEPDSIQGVKVTAPWWELDGRWPETPDEAVIGAALAKRLKVAAGCDITAAAAGKSRTFRIVGVASTGGFEEEQLFAPLAEVQTLLNKPGQLSRVLVSALTVPMDDFGRKDPARMTREEYEKWYCTAYVTSVAKGVEEAMGGSRAKPIWQIASAEGALLKKLESLMLLLTALALFSAACAVSSSLMASMAKRSPEIALMKTMGADRLQIATIFLGETLLISLLGGLLGYLAGDRLAVVISRTVFDSTVTSPLWLFPTAIGAALVVALAGSAAPLKRALAVEPVRVLKG, translated from the coding sequence ATGCTGATCCGCATCCTGAAAAACTCCTTCCTGAAGCGCCCCAAGCCCGTGCTGCTGGTGCTTTTGTCCATCATCATGGGCTCGGCGGTCGCCACTGCCTTCCTGGGCATCTCCGGTGAGCTGTCGCACAAGATGGCGCTGGAACTCAGAAGCTACGGCGCCAACATCGTGCTGGAGCCTGCGGCGGGTGAGGCCGGGGCGCTCAAATCAGACGACCTCCCCAAGATCAAGACCATCTTCTGGAAACATAACATCGTCGGCTTCGCCCCGTACCTCTTCGGGCAGGTCGACTTTGCCTCGGCTGCGGGACGCCAGCGTGGCGTCGTGGCCGGCACCTGGTTTGGCAGACCGCTGCAGGTGCCGGGAGAGCCTGACTCGATCCAGGGAGTCAAGGTAACCGCACCCTGGTGGGAACTGGACGGGCGCTGGCCGGAGACCCCGGACGAGGCGGTGATCGGAGCGGCGCTGGCCAAGCGGCTCAAGGTCGCCGCCGGTTGCGACATCACGGCGGCGGCCGCCGGTAAAAGCCGCACCTTCCGGATCGTCGGGGTCGCCTCCACGGGGGGCTTCGAGGAGGAACAGCTTTTCGCACCGCTGGCCGAGGTGCAGACCCTGCTCAACAAGCCGGGGCAGCTCTCGCGCGTGCTGGTGAGTGCGCTTACCGTTCCCATGGACGACTTCGGCCGCAAGGACCCCGCCCGGATGACTCGCGAGGAGTACGAGAAGTGGTACTGCACCGCCTACGTCACCTCGGTGGCCAAAGGGGTGGAGGAAGCCATGGGGGGGAGCCGCGCCAAGCCGATCTGGCAGATCGCCAGCGCGGAGGGAGCCCTCCTCAAGAAGCTGGAAAGCCTCATGCTCCTTTTGACCGCGCTCGCGCTCTTCTCCGCCGCCTGCGCCGTCTCGTCGAGCCTGATGGCCTCCATGGCCAAGAGAAGCCCGGAGATCGCCCTCATGAAGACCATGGGTGCCGACCGGCTCCAGATCGCGACCATCTTCCTGGGCGAGACGCTGCTCATCTCCCTTTTGGGTGGTCTTCTCGGCTATCTCGCGGGGGACCGGCTCGCCGTCGTGATCAGCCGCACCGTCTTCGATTCCACCGTCACCTCACCGCTGTGGCTCTTCCCGACCGCCATCGGCGCCGCCCTCGTGGTGGCCCTGGCCGGGAGTGCGGCGCCTTTGAAAAGGGCGCTGGCCGTTGAGCCGGTGCGGGTGCTGAAGGGGTAA
- a CDS encoding B12-binding domain-containing radical SAM protein, with the protein MKLVLISPPFGEKGQKSKGLPIAPPVLEYLAGLTLQVRPDVEVQLIDANKEVFDPDQLDADLIGFTVLTPQAPWVYRVSDRLRAQGKQVLLGGIHVTALPDEAARHADAIVLGEAEQIWKGLLEDAEKRSMKPVYQGGFPELKGLPHPVTNLWNTNYVYGYFQTSRGCPHRCTFCSVHEFFGGKVRVRPIDEVVAEIAASKRRLFWGIDDNVWGVNMNYTIELYGEMGKNLTGKSWFGSGDLVSVDHPRSAELLKNARSAGLTAVLVGWESNNIGSLEEYKATNKQGRQRRDAIKKIRDAGIEVMLFMMIGGRQDRPEDYEGILKLCDELKVSAHPVMTTPFPGTELYKIYEPYLIPGHDWDSFDGNHAVFSHDDPAMSVEFREDAIVKLRAELFTIPRILSRIPQVGWRGFPMSHITSWMIQYPQGRAFKQFAREREELKAKGVL; encoded by the coding sequence ATGAAACTCGTTCTTATCTCCCCGCCGTTCGGTGAAAAGGGGCAAAAATCGAAGGGCCTTCCTATCGCGCCTCCCGTGCTGGAGTACCTGGCCGGGCTCACCCTCCAGGTTCGCCCGGACGTCGAGGTGCAACTCATCGACGCCAACAAGGAGGTCTTCGATCCGGACCAGCTCGACGCGGACCTGATCGGCTTTACCGTGCTGACGCCGCAGGCTCCCTGGGTGTACCGGGTTTCGGACCGGCTGCGGGCACAGGGAAAGCAGGTCCTCCTTGGCGGCATCCACGTCACCGCGCTCCCCGACGAGGCGGCGCGCCATGCCGACGCCATCGTGCTGGGCGAGGCGGAGCAGATCTGGAAGGGGCTCCTGGAGGACGCCGAAAAGCGCAGTATGAAGCCGGTGTACCAGGGGGGCTTTCCCGAACTGAAGGGGTTGCCGCACCCGGTCACCAACCTCTGGAACACCAACTACGTCTACGGCTACTTCCAGACCTCGCGCGGCTGCCCGCACCGCTGCACTTTCTGCTCGGTGCACGAGTTCTTCGGCGGCAAGGTGCGCGTGCGCCCCATCGACGAGGTGGTCGCCGAGATCGCCGCCAGCAAGCGTCGCCTTTTCTGGGGCATCGACGACAACGTCTGGGGCGTCAACATGAACTACACCATCGAGCTCTACGGCGAGATGGGCAAGAACCTGACCGGCAAGTCCTGGTTCGGCTCCGGCGACTTGGTCTCGGTGGATCACCCCCGCTCTGCGGAACTGCTGAAAAACGCCAGAAGCGCCGGCCTCACAGCGGTTCTGGTCGGGTGGGAATCGAACAACATCGGCAGCCTCGAAGAGTACAAGGCGACCAACAAGCAGGGGCGCCAGCGCCGCGACGCCATCAAGAAGATCCGCGACGCCGGCATCGAGGTCATGCTCTTCATGATGATCGGCGGACGCCAGGACCGCCCCGAGGACTACGAGGGGATTCTGAAGCTGTGCGACGAGCTGAAGGTGTCGGCGCACCCGGTGATGACCACCCCCTTCCCGGGGACCGAGCTCTACAAGATCTACGAGCCGTACCTGATCCCGGGGCACGACTGGGATTCCTTCGACGGCAACCACGCGGTCTTTTCCCACGACGACCCGGCCATGAGCGTGGAGTTCCGCGAGGACGCCATCGTCAAGCTGCGCGCCGAGTTGTTCACCATCCCGCGCATCCTGTCGCGCATCCCGCAGGTCGGCTGGCGCGGCTTCCCCATGTCGCACATCACCTCCTGGATGATCCAGTACCCGCAGGGGAGGGCGTTCAAGCAGTTCGCCCGTGAACGGGAAGAGTTGAAGGCAAAGGGAGTGCTTTAA
- a CDS encoding tetratricopeptide repeat protein, giving the protein MTSRHDHLQGCGTVAPGVPAIPVWGLLTLVCLVAFAVYGNTLSMGLVWDDVRLIKEDSLVRSLLNVPLMFSTDVWYGSLTDVTSAPYYRPLFKASLALDYAISGENPFGYHLTNALLHVAASLCCFLAAAKFLRSNGAAFFAALVFAVHPVHSEAVAWIAARNEPLCAIFMLLSFLCYLRFKDGSRVADLVLSLCTFFLSLLAKEMSITLPALILLHELSFGSGTWRNRLRLPLLFGLAAIPYLLLRTMILEAATWGGPPLVERVYTSFGLLVRYLRLLVVPADLKVFYDLPMQQSFFAVDVLVPLAALLLVVVATILAWRVDRRIFFCMCWILITLAPVSGIPGVLVPALMAERYLYIPSLGLALLAGTGLLMAWKRMAQRNGAASWQRGVLLAGGLLVAVLAFASVQRNHAWDNDAVFKARWVHDAPGDAGGHTSLGVVYESQGRYDEAVREYSEALRIRPNNIEARTNLGVVYDKTGRFSEAEREYKAVLNLDPRFTETYYNLGMLYLGQNRFGEALQAFATVLTLNPRSGDAHNNIAMLYQRQGRMDEARQHLVEALRLDPENDLYRRNLAQCIGRSKGP; this is encoded by the coding sequence ATGACATCTCGACACGACCACCTGCAAGGATGCGGCACCGTCGCCCCCGGTGTCCCCGCGATCCCGGTATGGGGACTGCTGACGCTCGTGTGCCTGGTTGCCTTCGCCGTCTACGGCAACACCCTCTCCATGGGCCTTGTCTGGGACGACGTCCGCCTCATCAAGGAAGATTCTCTGGTGCGCAGCCTGCTGAACGTGCCGCTCATGTTCAGCACCGATGTCTGGTACGGCAGCCTCACCGACGTCACCTCGGCACCCTACTACCGCCCCCTCTTCAAGGCATCGCTTGCACTGGATTACGCCATCTCGGGCGAAAACCCCTTCGGCTATCACCTGACCAACGCCCTGCTGCACGTTGCCGCGTCGCTTTGCTGCTTCCTCGCCGCGGCGAAGTTTCTGCGCTCCAACGGTGCCGCCTTCTTCGCGGCGCTGGTTTTTGCAGTGCACCCCGTCCACAGCGAGGCGGTGGCGTGGATAGCGGCGCGCAACGAGCCGCTCTGCGCCATCTTCATGCTGCTCTCCTTCCTTTGCTACCTTCGCTTCAAGGATGGGAGCCGGGTGGCGGATCTCGTCCTCTCCCTGTGCACCTTTTTCCTCTCGCTCCTCGCCAAGGAGATGTCGATAACGCTTCCAGCGCTCATCCTGCTGCACGAGCTCTCTTTCGGCTCGGGAACCTGGCGCAACAGGCTTCGCCTGCCGCTGTTGTTCGGCTTGGCCGCCATTCCGTATTTGCTGCTTAGGACGATGATCCTGGAGGCGGCGACCTGGGGCGGTCCCCCCCTGGTTGAGCGGGTCTACACCTCCTTCGGCCTGCTGGTGCGCTACCTGCGACTCCTGGTAGTCCCGGCCGACCTCAAGGTGTTCTACGACCTGCCGATGCAGCAGAGCTTCTTCGCCGTTGACGTGCTGGTGCCGCTTGCCGCGCTCCTGCTCGTGGTCGTTGCCACGATCCTCGCCTGGAGGGTCGACCGCAGGATCTTCTTCTGCATGTGCTGGATACTCATCACCCTGGCGCCGGTATCGGGGATACCGGGCGTGCTGGTGCCGGCTCTCATGGCGGAGCGGTATCTCTACATCCCCTCCCTGGGGCTTGCCTTATTGGCGGGTACCGGTCTGCTGATGGCCTGGAAGCGGATGGCGCAACGGAACGGGGCGGCATCCTGGCAGCGGGGGGTACTGCTGGCCGGAGGGCTCCTGGTGGCGGTCCTCGCCTTTGCGAGCGTCCAGCGCAACCACGCCTGGGACAACGATGCCGTCTTCAAGGCGAGATGGGTCCACGATGCGCCCGGCGACGCGGGGGGGCACACGAGCCTGGGCGTGGTGTACGAGTCGCAGGGGCGCTACGACGAGGCGGTTAGGGAGTACTCGGAGGCCCTGCGTATCAGGCCGAACAACATCGAGGCCCGCACCAACCTGGGTGTGGTCTACGACAAGACGGGGCGATTCAGCGAGGCCGAGAGAGAGTACAAGGCTGTCCTGAACCTCGATCCCCGGTTCACGGAGACCTATTACAACCTCGGCATGCTCTACCTCGGGCAGAACAGGTTCGGCGAGGCGCTGCAAGCCTTTGCTACCGTCCTTACGCTCAACCCGCGCTCGGGGGATGCTCACAACAACATCGCCATGCTCTACCAGAGGCAGGGGCGGATGGATGAGGCGCGACAGCACCTGGTCGAAGCCCTGCGTCTCGATCCGGAGAACGACCTGTACCGCAGGAACCTCGCGCAGTGCATTGGCAGGAGCAAAGGCCCGTGA